The following coding sequences are from one Biomphalaria glabrata chromosome 8, xgBioGlab47.1, whole genome shotgun sequence window:
- the LOC106057343 gene encoding uncharacterized protein LOC106057343, with the protein MRAFITLILVAYIAADVSAEGTCSKSCKAVCAINKQVCELTGLLGPLCEAGSGFCTKSCGLNCACIDLCQDQCGAELQKCKSENANGLLSSVTCLGKFNQCAAVCGTQCASNAASGILNQISSLLP; encoded by the exons ATGAGAg CCTTCATCACACTTATCCTCGTAGCCTATATTGCTGCTGACGTCAGCGCAGAAGGAACTTGTTCCAAGTCCTGCAAAGCTGTCTGTGCCATCAACAAGCAGGTCTGCGAGCTCACTGGCCTTCTGGGGCCCCTCTGCGAAGCAGGCTCCGGTTTCTGCACCAAGTCCTGCGGCCTGAACTGTGCCTGCATAGACCTCTGCCAGGATCAGTGCGGCGCGGAGCTACAAAAGTGCAAATCGGAAAACGCCAACGGACTCCTGTCCTCTGTCACGTGTCTGGGCAAGTTCAACCAATGCGCTGCCGTCTGCGGGACCCAGTGTGCTTCCAACGCTGCCAGCGGCATTCTGAACCAAATCAGCAGTTTATTACCGTGA